CGGCAGGCCACCGCCGCCCTCGCTGCTGAGGATTGCGCCCATGGTTGCCACACCGGCGAACGACACGCCCTGCACCAGCGGCAACTGGCAACCGAAGAACGGCAGGCCAAGTGTCTGCAGCAAGGTGGCCAAGCCACCGGCAAACAACGACGCGGCGATCAGCATGCCGATCTCTGCACCGTTCAGGCCCGCGGCCTGCCCCAAGATCAGGGGTACCGCGACAATCCCTCCATACATGGTCAACACATGCTGCAGACCATAGGCCAGGTTGGCCCCAAGGCCGAGGTTTTCATCCTCGGGGCGCTTGGCGGGAGACGTGCTAGGGGACGTAGTCATGGAGCAGGCTCTCTGCGTTTATTGTTGTGCCGCTACTGTAGACACTTCCTACAAATGATTGCCACAACAATTGTATACAATATTTTGATTGGAGCGTGAACAAGCAGGCTCGCAAGGTGTGCTAGAGCCCAATGCAGAACGCGTACCAAGTCATCAGAGGCTGTACTAGAGGGGTGTGTACAAAGCACTGCTACCCAGGCTTAAAGCTGTCTGGGTAGACAGGAAACACGAGGTGGGGAGGATGTTAGCTAGCTAAGAGATTCCATTATTCGATGAGTTCACGCAGCTCACGCATCATTTCGGTGCTGTCGGCCAGGTTCAGCTCCACAAGACGGTGCAAATGGGTCATCGAATCGAGGTCGATATGGAGGCAGATGAAGCCCAGGCGCGAGGGTTCTTCGTGGCGCAGTTCCACTTGCATCTCGACCCGGGTATCAGCGTCCAGGTGGATGATGGCTTCGAAGTCCTGGGTCAGGTCCACTTCCCAGTTCGCCGG
The sequence above is drawn from the Pseudomonas putida genome and encodes:
- a CDS encoding PilZ domain-containing protein translates to MSDHDERRRFQRIAFDAPTELRQGLQSWPATLLDLSLKGLLVERPANWEVDLTQDFEAIIHLDADTRVEMQVELRHEEPSRLGFICLHIDLDSMTHLHRLVELNLADSTEMMRELRELIE